A stretch of the Nakamurella alba genome encodes the following:
- a CDS encoding amino acid ABC transporter ATP-binding protein → MTAERPVIRIRSLTKSFGALRVLKGVDLDVRRGEVVSLIGASGSGKSTLLRCINGLEDPESGLIEVDGALMGRELRGGRIHEIPPRRARAQRAEVGMVFQSFHLFGHRTVLENVMLAPRHVRRVSRDAARSSAMEQLERVGLADKAGSYPRQLSGGQQQRVAIARALCMRPTVMLFDEPTSALDPELVGEVLDVIKGIAADGATMIIVTHELAFARDVSDQVVFLHNGSILESGAPEAVLGNPQQDRTREFLQRYTGAA, encoded by the coding sequence ATGACCGCGGAGCGTCCGGTGATCCGGATCCGGTCGTTGACGAAGTCGTTCGGTGCGTTGCGGGTGCTCAAGGGGGTGGACCTGGACGTCCGCCGCGGCGAGGTGGTGTCGTTGATCGGCGCGTCCGGGTCGGGGAAGTCGACGCTGCTGCGCTGCATCAACGGACTGGAGGACCCGGAGTCCGGCCTCATCGAGGTGGACGGCGCGTTGATGGGCCGGGAGCTGCGCGGTGGCCGGATCCACGAGATCCCGCCGCGGCGCGCCCGGGCGCAGCGGGCCGAGGTCGGGATGGTGTTCCAGAGCTTCCACCTGTTCGGGCACCGGACGGTGCTGGAGAACGTCATGCTCGCACCCCGCCATGTGCGTCGGGTGTCGCGGGACGCGGCCCGGTCCTCGGCGATGGAGCAGTTGGAGCGGGTGGGGTTGGCGGACAAGGCCGGCAGCTACCCGCGGCAGCTCTCCGGCGGCCAGCAGCAGCGGGTGGCGATCGCGCGGGCGCTCTGCATGCGTCCGACGGTGATGCTGTTCGACGAGCCCACGTCAGCACTGGACCCGGAGCTGGTCGGCGAGGTGCTGGACGTGATCAAGGGCATCGCCGCCGACGGCGCGACGATGATCATCGTGACGCACGAGCTGGCCTTCGCCCGCGACGTGTCCGATCAGGTCGTCTTCCTGCACAACGGCTCGATCCTCGAATCCGGTGCTCCCGAAGCAGTTCTCGGGAATCCCCAGCAGGACCGCACCCGCGAGTTCCTGCAGCGCTACACCGGGGCGGCCTGA